CTCATAACCATATGGAAACCGTCTTTACCGACAATGCGCTTTTCCATTTCGCCAATCTCAACGGGGAGCGCCAACACCAACGCATCCAGTGTTCCGGCTCTCAAAGCCGCGAGTAAGTTTGTCGTGGTATCTTCTCGTAAGAGTAAATGTAGCTTAGGAAAATGTTGATTCACTTGCTGCACTAAATCTCCCAATAAGAAAGGCGCAATGGTTGGAATACAACCAAGTTTGAGTTGCCCCTCCATGGTGCTACCACTGCATATTTTGCCTAATTCAACTAAATCTTGCCCTTGAGCTAATAATTCACGACCTAGCTTGACGACTTCTTCGCCTGCAACCGTAAACACCAGCGGACTTTTGCGATCTTTCTTCTCATAAAGCGCGCAACCGATCAATTCTTCTAAATTTTGAATGCCTTTACTTAAAGTCGATTGACTAACAAAACAGCGTTCGGCAGCATCGCTAAAATGACGTGTCTCATACAACGTGATTAGGTAATGGATTTGCTTTAAACTTGGCCACTTATTCATAATTTTATTACTATTTTATTGCAATACACAGAGAAATTCCGACAGCGATGTCTCATCGCTTTTTTCGATTAAGATAATCTATTTTATTCGCTTTTTTCTATACTACCCTTTGTACTATAGTTTGTCTTGTAGTTACACGGAATGACCCAAACACACTGTTTGGGCTCACACATAATGCTATATTTAGGAGCAATAAAAATGGTACTAGTTGGTCGCAAAGCCCCTGATTTTACCGCTGGAGCAGTTCTAGGTAACGGTGAAATCGTTGATAACTTCAACCTTTCTGAATTCATTAAAGGTAAGAAAGCTGTTCTATTCTTCTACCCACTAGACTTCACTTTCGTTTGCCCATCAGAAATCATCGCATTCGACAAACGTCTAGCTGACTTCCAAGAAAAAGGTTGTGAAGTGATCGGTGTTTCTATCGACTCTGTATTCTCACACAATGCATGGCGTAAAACGTCTGTAGACAACGGTGGTATCGGTGAAGTTAACTACCCACTAGTTGCAGACACAACGCATGAAGTTGTTAACGCGTTTGACGTTGCTGATCCAAACGGCCCTGGCATCGCACTACGTGGTTCTTTCCTAATCGACGAAGACGGTGTTGTTCGTCACCAAGTTGTGAACGACGGCCCACTAGGTCGTAACATTGACGAAATGCTACGTATGGTAGATGCACTCTCTTTCCACCAAGAGCACGGCGAAGTATGTCCTGCACAGTGGGAAAAAGGTAAATCAGGTATGCAAGCGTCTACAGACGGTGTTGCAGCTTACCTTTCTGAGCACTCTTCAGATCTAGACAAAAAATAAATTACTTTGCCTTAAGTACGCTTAAGGGACATGGCACTGACTCAGTCAGTGCCGCTGTTAAAAAGTCATCATCAATAAAAATCCCAGCCTAGGCTGGGATTTTTTTATAGGTTAGAGATAGACTATTGATGTAATAAAAACAGGGGTTTGAATCAGCAAACAACGTTAATCCTCAACCGCTTCATCTATCGTATGCTCGTCGATGTGTCTTACATCCTTACCTTTAACGAAATAAATAATATATTCACAAATATTTTGGCAGCGATCGCCAATGCGCTCAATCGCCCTCGCCGACCACATGACAGTAAGAATATTGGGGATATTATCGCTATCTTCTATCATGGATGTCGTCAGGCTCGCAATCACGCTCTCGACTTCATTATCGAGTTTATCATCCAACTTATAAATGCGGACTGCAGCTTCTAAGTCCATACGAGCAAACGCATCGAGAACTTGATGGAGCATTTCAATTGCAGAGCGGCACAATGGCTCTAATGCGGCCTGAAACGTGCGCTCTTTAACCGTACTACTCTCAATAGTGATATACGCCATTTTTGTTGCAACATCACCAATACGCTCTAAATCTGTAATTGTCTTGATGATCGACATGATAAGACGCAAATCTTTGGCCGTTGGTTGCCTCTTGGCAATAATACGCGTGCAAGCCTCATCAATCGATACTTCCATCGCATTCACTTTATGATCATCGCGCACTACTTTACGTGCCAGTTCAATATCGTCTTTATGTAAAGCATGCATGGCATAAGAAAGCTGCTGTTCCACCAGCCCGCCCATCGTTAATAAATGCGTACGAATAGACTCTAGCTCTGCATTGAATTGCCCTGAGATGTGTCGACCTAATTGCATCATTGGTGGTTTCTGCCTATTTTAGCCATAACGCCCCGTTATGTAATCTTCGGTTTGTTTTTTGGTTGGCGATGTAAAGATCGTATCCGTATCTGCATATTCAACCAGTGAGCCCATATGAATAAATGCCGTATAATCACTGACCCGCGCCGCTTGCTGCATATTATGCGTCACCATGATGACGGTATATTTTTGTTTTAATTCATGAATAAGCTCTTCAATCGTTAACGTTGATATCGGGTCCAATGCTGAGGTAGGTTCATCAAGCAACAGTACCTCAGGTTCGATAGCTATCGCTCTCGCGATCACCAAGCGTTGCTGCTGACCGCCAGAAAGGCCAAATGCATTTTCATGCAATCGATTTTTAACTTCATCCCAGAGCGCTGCTGAGCGCAGCGCATGTTCGGCGGCATCATCTAACGCCCGACTATTTTTAATCCCTTGTAAACGTAGTCCATACACTACATTTTCATAAATCGATTTAGGAAAAGGATTGGGACGCTGGAACACCATACCGATACGGCGACGTAACGTCGGTACATCAACATCATGCTGATAAACGTTTTTACCATGTAGCTTGACCTGACCTTCAATATGACAATCTTCAACCAAATCGTTCATACGATTAATACAACGTAACAGTGTGGATTTACCACATCCAGACGGGCCAATAAAAGACGTCACATTGCCCTTGGGAATACGCATTGATATCTCTTTTAACGCTTGATACTGCTTATCGTAATAAAGACTCAAATTCTCAATTTCTATCGAAGTTTGCTCGTCATCAAGGTTATTGACGTCCAAAGGAAGCTCATAGCCTAATGTCTGATTGACTGAATACATGCTTAATCCTGTCCTAAGGTTCTGAATTTTTCGCGTAAGTTATTACGGATGCTGATTGCCGTTAAGTTTAACGTAATAATCACCGCAACCAATAAAAATGCCGTCGCGTAAACCAATGGTCGAGCGGCTTCTATATTGGGGCTTTGAAAACCTAAATCATAAATATGAAAGCCCAAATGCATAAATTTACGCTCTAAATGCAAATACGGAAATTGCTCATCAACGGGTAAGTTAGAGGCCAATTTTACCACACCGACCAACATTAATGGCGCAACTTCACCGGCAGCGCGCGCCACCGCTAAGACTAAGCCTGTGATCATCGCTGGACTGGCCATCGGCAACACAATGCGCCAGACCGTTTCAAACTGTGTAGCCCCTAAAGCAAGCGAGCCATGGCGAATCGAATAAGGGATACGACTTAACCCTTCTTCGGTAGCCACAATGACGACGGGCAAGGTTAATACCGCTAACGTTAATGCCGACCATAATAATCCTGGTGTACCAAATGTTGGGGCGGGTAAACGATCGGCAAAAAAAAGTTTATCGATTGACCCACCAATGGTGTAGACGAAAAAGCCCAGACCAAATACTCCATAAACAATTGACGGTACACCGGCAAGGTTAATCACCGCCACGCGAATCATACGAGTAAAAGCATTATCTTTTGCGTATTCATGTAAATACACAGCGGCGACGATTCCTAATGGCATCACTACTATCGACATAAGTAACACCAATAAAATGGTGCCAAATATCGCCGGAAACACCCCACCTTCCGAGTTCGACTCGCGCGGCTTTTCCGATAAAAACAGCCACACACCTTTCGCCCAATGTGTGACTTTTTCTGTCCATGTCAGTTGATTTGGATACCAAAAACGTAAAATCTGTTTAACCGGAATCGCCACCCGCTGCCCAGTCATATCTTCTAAAATTAAGGCCTGCATTCCGAGGTGTTTACGCAACTCATCCACATGATTTTCCGCCAAAGACAATTGGTTGTCCAAACGCGTTTTCTCTAACTCAATTTCGCGTTGCTGATTAGGAGTAAATTGATCATTCAACTGTAAGCGGCGTTTTTCCCGTTGCAGGCGTTCAATTTTTTGACCTAAATCGCCTATTTTATGTTGGATAAGATCATCAATTTTACGCCGAATATCAGCCGCTTGCTGCATGCCTTGTTGCAGATTCGGGCCAATATCAGCCGTTGTGTGTCCGTTCGCTAATACATATTGCACCGGCCGACCATAAAATTGTCCATTGCGCTCACGGTCAATCACCGCCCAATCTTTAGGCCGAGAGGGCTTGGAGAGATCGATACCAAGAACAGATACAAAATCGGCGGTATTACGTTCTCGATTCGCAATCTTAATGTGCAGACGTTCGACCGATCCCTTTTGCTTAATTGCTTTACTTAAATGCAATTTATCAATATGCAAATGACTGAGTGGCACTTCATCGTGATCGTAAAGCTGGCCAATCAGGCGATGACCAGAATTATCTTGCCATTGATACAAAGGAGCTGGCCAAAAATAGGTTAATCCTTTCCAGCCAATTAATAGCAACAATCCTAGCACGGAGATCAAGCTAATACTGACTGCTCCGCCGGTAAGCCAAACCCAAGGGGCGCCGGATTTTATCCAGTTGATCACTTCGTTCCCCTTTTATAACATGCGATAACGAGCACGTAAGCGTTGGCGAACCCACTCCGCTAACGAATTCACTGCAAACGTAAAGGTAAATAGCAATAAAGCCGCTAAAAATAATACGCGGTAATGCGAACTGCCGATTTCCGATTCCGGTAATTCTACCGCGATCGTTGCTGATAAGGTTCTCATCCCTTCAAAAATGTTCCAATTGAGTATGGGCGTATTACCTGTCGCCATTAAGACGATCATGGTTTCACCGACAGCGCGCCCTAACCCCATCATAATCCCAGAAAAGATACCAGGACTCGCCGTTAGTAAAATCACTCTTGTTAAGGTTTGCCAAGGCGTAGCCCCCAACGCGAGCGATCCATCGGATAAATGCCGGGGAACAGAAAACACCGCATCTTCAGCAATGGTAAAAATCGTCGGTATCACAGCAAAGGCCATAGCAAACCCAACAACCAGCGCATTACGCTGATCGAAGTCAATACCGTGTTCCATAAGGAATACACGGGCATCGCCATTAAACATCCACATTTCGAGCAGTTGACTATGCGATAATGTTGCCCACGTCACGAGTACGATAGCCGGAATAAGAATAATCACATGCCAACCACCGGGGATACGTTTACGCATATTTTCAGGAATAATGACGGACCAGAAATAGCCCACGATCATGGTGGTAAGCGGTAGAGCGAGCATCAAAGACATGATGGCGGCTAAGTTTCTTTCAACCAATGGTGCGAACCACAGGCCGGCTAAAAAACCAATAATCACCGTCGGCAACGCTTCCATTAACTCAATACTCGGCTTAACCACACGGCGCATCTTAGCCGTCATGAAATAGGCGGTATAAATCGCGCCAAAAACCGCAATCGGAATCGCAAAAAGCATCGCATAAGCCGCCGCTTTTAAGGTTCCAAATGCAATTGGTACTAAGCTGAATTTAGGTTCGAATTTATCACTGGCTGACGTAGACTGCCACACAAACTGCGGATCAGGGTAATGCTCGTACCAAACTTTTCCCCACAGTGAGGACCAAGAAATCTCAGGGTAATCATTACTAATGCGTGATACTGACACCACATGATTATCACTATAGGTCGCTAAATAACGTTCATTATTCGTCATTGACGCAAGCTTAGGCGCTTTCTCAAACACCTTTTCAGAAAATAACGTTTTATGACTGGTGGTAAAGTGGTTTTGTACTGTTCCATCTTGATGAAAACTGTAAAACCCTTTGCTAAAGGTATCCGGTAACAAAAACTGGCTATGGGCTGCTAAGTGAAAATCACGAATATGGTGCAAAGAACGCACTTGATCTTTTAATACATCAAACCACTGGCTTACTTCATCATTATCATACGATACAAGTAATGAGTAAGCTCCAGAGAGTAAGCGGACATCGGTAACTTGACGCTTCGGCTGAGCCTTGGTCAGATCGACGATTTCCCTCACCACAAAGCGAGATTTTTTGTGTTCAGCGACAATTAGGTTATTGTGGTTACGTACATAAAGCGTTTTACCATCGGGGGTCAATAGTAGCTGATCAACCGCATCGAACGCGGCTGGAAATTGAAAATTCGTGAACTTTTTATCCGTTGCATTTTTCCAGCGCACATGTAACGAGTTATCCGATAGGTAACTTGCAAACATGACAAGCTCAGGTGTCTTAGTAAATGTAAATTGAGTAATTTGGGTCGACTTTGAGTCTGGCGTCAAATCATAACGATGCTGCTGAAAACCAGGGTTGAACGTACGGCCATTCTTGGTAACCTGATAATGAAAGGTTGGCTTAGCCACGACAACCTGATCGTGGTTATCCAGTAAAGCAAACCACGCATAATCCGACGGCATCGCCACCAGCTGTTGTGGTTTTTTTAATAATGATACACTTTTCAGCGGCTTAGGTTCATCAGAGGTTAATGACCAAAATTGACCCTCCCCCGCCTGACTCACGGTTAATAGGTGCTTACCGTAATCATCAAGATCTACGTGCCAAACATTGGCAATCGGCAGCGTTTGTTTGTAAATATTAGGGGTAAATTTCGCACCACTAAACAACGGCATAACAACCATAGCTAAATAGACAAACATGAGAACAAGAAAGCCTAAAACGCCGACGCCTCCAAAAGTCACACCAACTCGCACAAGACGGTCTTTCCAACGTCTTTGCTTGTCTCTTTGATTTAACGAAAAATCGGTGTGTATCATGAGGTTCTCAACTTAGGTAGCGTTAACGGAGTATATGTCGTTTAAATGACAAATTTATTACATTGCTGGTTAAAGCAGCAAAAAGTCCCTTGTTTGTCAAATATGCAATCGATGTAATAAAAATGTCATACAAAAAAACTAGTTTGCAGACTATGAACTAAAATTTCTTTCCATCGGCAGAAAAAGGTATTTCATGAGTGCAGAAAAGCTTTACGTAGAAAAAGAGCTTAGTTGGTTATCTTTTAACGAGAGGGTACTGCAAGAAGCGGCAGATAAAACAGTCCCTTTAATTGAGCGCATCCGCTTTCTCGGTATCTTTTCCAATAACCTCGATGAATTCTACAAAGTTCGTTTTGCTGATGTGAAACGCCGTATTCTGATCAATAATGAACGCGGTGGCAATAACCCAGCGAAGCACTTGCTCGCACAAATGCAAAATAAGGCGTATAAACTAAGCCAAGAGTTCGATAATCTGTACAACGAATTGATTCTTGAAATGGCCAGGCGCCGTATTTTTTTAGTAAATGAAACTCAGCTTGATGATCATCAGAAGCTTTGGTTAACCGATTATTTTCGTGATCATGTTCTACCACATATCACCCCTCTTCTCATGGATGATGACATCGATGTTCTGCAATTTCTTAAAGACGAATACGCGTATATCGCCGTCGAATTACAACAAAATCATCACTCTCAATATGCGTTAGTTGAAATTCCTACCGATCACTTGCCTCGCTTTATACAGCTTCCTGAAGCGAAAGGAAAACGCCGTAAAACCATTATTTTGCTCGATAACGTTATTCGTTTCTGTTTAGACGATATTTTTCGTGGCTTTTTTGACTACGATGAGCTTAATGGGTACGCGATGAAAATGACGCGTGATGCCGAATACGATCTCAGTCATGAAGTCGAATACAGTTTATTAGAACAGCTATCCGAAGGATTAGAGCAAAGGCTGACCGCCATGCCAGTCCGTTTTGTTTACGAACGCGAGATGCCCGACGATATGCTGCAGTTCCTGTGTCATAAAATGCAAATTTCTGATTATGATAGTTTACTTCCTGGGAGCCGTTATCACAATTTCAAAGATTTCATTGGCTTTCCTAACCTTGGCCGTGCGTATTTAGAAAATAAACCACAA
This DNA window, taken from Vibrio palustris, encodes the following:
- a CDS encoding hydrogen peroxide-inducible genes activator; this translates as MNKWPSLKQIHYLITLYETRHFSDAAERCFVSQSTLSKGIQNLEELIGCALYEKKDRKSPLVFTVAGEEVVKLGRELLAQGQDLVELGKICSGSTMEGQLKLGCIPTIAPFLLGDLVQQVNQHFPKLHLLLREDTTTNLLAALRAGTLDALVLALPVEIGEMEKRIVGKDGFHMVMSREQAQALPKPLRYHDLPDQSVFLLENEHCLTEHAVSACRLTEKEKINPFTATSLHTLVQMVANGLGTTFIPHMAIKHGLLNNQNLVTVDPPGQQAYRDIGLVWRPSSSRSQSFQQLADIISTLLDP
- a CDS encoding peroxiredoxin, which codes for MVLVGRKAPDFTAGAVLGNGEIVDNFNLSEFIKGKKAVLFFYPLDFTFVCPSEIIAFDKRLADFQEKGCEVIGVSIDSVFSHNAWRKTSVDNGGIGEVNYPLVADTTHEVVNAFDVADPNGPGIALRGSFLIDEDGVVRHQVVNDGPLGRNIDEMLRMVDALSFHQEHGEVCPAQWEKGKSGMQASTDGVAAYLSEHSSDLDKK
- the phoU gene encoding phosphate signaling complex protein PhoU gives rise to the protein MQLGRHISGQFNAELESIRTHLLTMGGLVEQQLSYAMHALHKDDIELARKVVRDDHKVNAMEVSIDEACTRIIAKRQPTAKDLRLIMSIIKTITDLERIGDVATKMAYITIESSTVKERTFQAALEPLCRSAIEMLHQVLDAFARMDLEAAVRIYKLDDKLDNEVESVIASLTTSMIEDSDNIPNILTVMWSARAIERIGDRCQNICEYIIYFVKGKDVRHIDEHTIDEAVED
- the pstB gene encoding phosphate ABC transporter ATP-binding protein PstB, which produces MYSVNQTLGYELPLDVNNLDDEQTSIEIENLSLYYDKQYQALKEISMRIPKGNVTSFIGPSGCGKSTLLRCINRMNDLVEDCHIEGQVKLHGKNVYQHDVDVPTLRRRIGMVFQRPNPFPKSIYENVVYGLRLQGIKNSRALDDAAEHALRSAALWDEVKNRLHENAFGLSGGQQQRLVIARAIAIEPEVLLLDEPTSALDPISTLTIEELIHELKQKYTVIMVTHNMQQAARVSDYTAFIHMGSLVEYADTDTIFTSPTKKQTEDYITGRYG
- the pstA gene encoding phosphate ABC transporter permease PstA, with the protein product MINWIKSGAPWVWLTGGAVSISLISVLGLLLLIGWKGLTYFWPAPLYQWQDNSGHRLIGQLYDHDEVPLSHLHIDKLHLSKAIKQKGSVERLHIKIANRERNTADFVSVLGIDLSKPSRPKDWAVIDRERNGQFYGRPVQYVLANGHTTADIGPNLQQGMQQAADIRRKIDDLIQHKIGDLGQKIERLQREKRRLQLNDQFTPNQQREIELEKTRLDNQLSLAENHVDELRKHLGMQALILEDMTGQRVAIPVKQILRFWYPNQLTWTEKVTHWAKGVWLFLSEKPRESNSEGGVFPAIFGTILLVLLMSIVVMPLGIVAAVYLHEYAKDNAFTRMIRVAVINLAGVPSIVYGVFGLGFFVYTIGGSIDKLFFADRLPAPTFGTPGLLWSALTLAVLTLPVVIVATEEGLSRIPYSIRHGSLALGATQFETVWRIVLPMASPAMITGLVLAVARAAGEVAPLMLVGVVKLASNLPVDEQFPYLHLERKFMHLGFHIYDLGFQSPNIEAARPLVYATAFLLVAVIITLNLTAISIRNNLREKFRTLGQD
- a CDS encoding ABC transporter permease subunit, translated to MIHTDFSLNQRDKQRRWKDRLVRVGVTFGGVGVLGFLVLMFVYLAMVVMPLFSGAKFTPNIYKQTLPIANVWHVDLDDYGKHLLTVSQAGEGQFWSLTSDEPKPLKSVSLLKKPQQLVAMPSDYAWFALLDNHDQVVVAKPTFHYQVTKNGRTFNPGFQQHRYDLTPDSKSTQITQFTFTKTPELVMFASYLSDNSLHVRWKNATDKKFTNFQFPAAFDAVDQLLLTPDGKTLYVRNHNNLIVAEHKKSRFVVREIVDLTKAQPKRQVTDVRLLSGAYSLLVSYDNDEVSQWFDVLKDQVRSLHHIRDFHLAAHSQFLLPDTFSKGFYSFHQDGTVQNHFTTSHKTLFSEKVFEKAPKLASMTNNERYLATYSDNHVVSVSRISNDYPEISWSSLWGKVWYEHYPDPQFVWQSTSASDKFEPKFSLVPIAFGTLKAAAYAMLFAIPIAVFGAIYTAYFMTAKMRRVVKPSIELMEALPTVIIGFLAGLWFAPLVERNLAAIMSLMLALPLTTMIVGYFWSVIIPENMRKRIPGGWHVIILIPAIVLVTWATLSHSQLLEMWMFNGDARVFLMEHGIDFDQRNALVVGFAMAFAVIPTIFTIAEDAVFSVPRHLSDGSLALGATPWQTLTRVILLTASPGIFSGIMMGLGRAVGETMIVLMATGNTPILNWNIFEGMRTLSATIAVELPESEIGSSHYRVLFLAALLLFTFTFAVNSLAEWVRQRLRARYRML